From the genome of Candidatus Eisenbacteria bacterium:
GTGCCGTGGGGGCTTCGCAGGTAATACTTGATCGTTCCGCTCGGTCTTTCTACAATTCCGACTGTTTTAATCGGAATTGAGCGTCGCCGCTCGCCAAGTCGAGGAACGCCGCAATGCGCCTGACCACGAAAGGCCGATTCGCCGTCACCGCGATGATCGATCTCGGAATGCGTCAGCATCAGGGACCGGTCACGCTGGCA
Proteins encoded in this window:
- a CDS encoding DNA-binding protein is translated as MRLTTKGRFAVTAMIDLGMRQHQGPVTLA